Proteins from one Halopseudomonas pelagia genomic window:
- a CDS encoding polysaccharide biosynthesis tyrosine autokinase: MQNTPTSPANATSDEIDLLALLGALIDHKFTIIICTLVFALVGVAYAMLTTPVYVANAVIQIEEKSPGIGNLLGEGGAGDMFSTPSAAVTEIELLKSRSVIGQAVTNLKLNVVAEPNLFPVIGAFFNRRFQSLPEQPVAEPFLSMDSYAWGGEVIDIFQIEVPPAYQNEELTLRAGDNGNFVLYGPEDEMLVEGEVGESINESGFKLQVAELVARPGTEFTVIKSDPLRTTLNYQNEIAANEKGRDSGILSLSLQSPIPEHAVRTLDEVSRLYVRQNVERKSAEAQQSLDFLQDQLPKVRQDLEAAENALNAYQSSAGSVDITIETQGVLDQVVELETSISELLLKRSELERRFTRQHPSYQALVEQLGQLEARRDRLVERVGNLPETQQELLRLARDVKVSTEIYTAMLNTSQELDITRAGTVGNVRIIDEAVVDTRAPVKPKKALIVVLATLLGAMLGVAIALLRHALNRGIENPELIEQLGLPVYASVPFSKDQQVLEKSFKGKFTTQGSHLLAATNPADLAIESLRSLRTSLHFAMLEAKNNVLMISGPSPSVGKSFVSANLAAIVAQTGKKVVLIDGDMRKGYVHELLNKEPEPGLSGLLVSTHTLADVIHKTEVENLHFISRGQIPPNPSELLMHANFETLLQQLSKMYDLVIIDTPPILAVTDAALVGRLAGTSLIVTRFGMNPAREIEQTLLRFRNNGIEIKGAIFNAVEKKASAYGYGNYGYYQYEYKSDAK; the protein is encoded by the coding sequence ATGCAGAACACGCCCACCTCCCCTGCCAATGCCACCAGTGACGAAATCGATTTGTTAGCGCTGCTTGGCGCGCTGATCGATCACAAATTCACCATCATTATCTGCACGCTGGTTTTTGCCTTGGTGGGGGTCGCTTACGCCATGCTGACAACGCCAGTGTACGTCGCCAATGCAGTGATTCAGATTGAAGAAAAATCACCGGGTATCGGCAATTTGTTGGGCGAAGGTGGCGCTGGCGATATGTTCTCGACCCCTTCCGCGGCGGTGACCGAAATTGAACTGCTGAAGTCTCGCAGCGTGATTGGGCAGGCCGTGACCAACCTGAAGCTGAATGTGGTCGCTGAGCCCAATTTATTTCCGGTAATAGGGGCGTTCTTTAACCGCCGCTTTCAGAGTTTACCAGAGCAACCCGTAGCTGAGCCGTTCCTGTCAATGGATAGCTACGCCTGGGGCGGAGAAGTAATCGATATCTTCCAGATTGAAGTGCCACCGGCTTACCAGAATGAAGAGCTGACACTGCGTGCAGGTGATAACGGCAACTTTGTGCTCTATGGGCCAGAGGATGAAATGCTGGTTGAGGGCGAGGTTGGCGAGAGCATCAATGAATCTGGCTTTAAACTGCAAGTCGCCGAGCTCGTCGCCCGGCCTGGTACTGAATTTACAGTCATTAAAAGCGACCCCTTAAGGACCACCTTAAATTATCAGAACGAGATCGCCGCCAACGAAAAGGGTCGGGATTCCGGAATCTTATCCCTCAGCTTGCAGAGCCCAATACCAGAGCACGCCGTAAGGACGCTTGATGAGGTGAGCCGGCTCTACGTTCGGCAGAACGTCGAGCGTAAATCTGCTGAAGCACAGCAAAGCCTGGACTTCTTGCAAGATCAATTACCTAAAGTACGACAAGACCTGGAAGCGGCTGAGAATGCATTAAACGCCTACCAGTCCAGTGCCGGCTCGGTTGACATCACAATTGAAACCCAAGGCGTGCTTGATCAAGTGGTAGAGCTGGAAACCTCTATCTCTGAATTGCTGCTCAAGCGCTCCGAACTGGAACGCCGTTTTACCCGACAGCATCCCAGCTATCAGGCATTGGTGGAGCAGTTGGGCCAGCTTGAAGCACGCCGCGATCGCCTGGTTGAGCGTGTAGGCAACCTCCCGGAAACACAGCAGGAATTATTGCGCTTGGCCAGGGATGTAAAGGTCAGCACCGAAATTTACACCGCCATGCTCAACACTTCACAAGAACTGGATATAACCAGAGCGGGTACCGTGGGTAATGTGCGCATTATTGACGAAGCAGTGGTAGACACCCGTGCGCCCGTCAAGCCCAAGAAAGCGCTGATTGTAGTGCTGGCAACACTGCTGGGTGCAATGCTCGGCGTGGCTATCGCCTTGCTGCGTCACGCCCTTAACCGTGGCATTGAGAACCCGGAGCTGATCGAACAGCTTGGTTTGCCGGTATACGCGTCTGTGCCCTTTAGTAAGGATCAGCAGGTACTGGAAAAAAGCTTCAAGGGTAAGTTCACTACCCAGGGGTCGCACCTGCTGGCCGCGACCAACCCAGCGGATCTGGCAATTGAATCGCTGCGCAGCCTGCGCACTAGCCTGCATTTCGCGATGCTGGAAGCCAAGAACAACGTACTGATGATTTCTGGCCCCAGCCCCAGCGTGGGCAAGTCTTTCGTTTCCGCCAACCTGGCGGCGATCGTCGCGCAGACCGGCAAGAAGGTAGTGCTGATTGATGGCGATATGCGCAAGGGCTATGTGCACGAGCTGCTGAACAAAGAGCCCGAGCCCGGCCTGTCCGGCTTGCTGGTCAGCACGCATACCCTGGCTGACGTGATTCATAAAACTGAAGTAGAAAACCTGCACTTTATCAGCCGGGGGCAAATACCACCGAACCCCTCTGAGCTGCTGATGCACGCCAATTTTGAAACCTTGCTGCAACAGCTGAGCAAAATGTACGACCTGGTGATTATCGATACACCACCTATTCTGGCGGTGACCGATGCCGCCCTGGTCGGCCGTCTGGCCGGTACCAGCTTGATTGTTACGCGCTTCGGCATGAACCCGGCACGTGAAATTGAACAAACGCTGTTGCGCTTTAGAAATAACGGCATTGAAATCAAGGGTGCGATCTTCAACGCGGTGGAGAAGAAAGCCTCAGCCTATGGCTATGGCAATTACGGTTACTACCAGTACGAGTACAAGTCAGATGCGAAGTAA
- a CDS encoding MBL fold metallo-hydrolase RNA specificity domain-containing protein, translating into MPADTSASQSSEKSFPFIQHHGAVKGVTGSCHQLWLTPEDSLLIDCGLFQGAETSGGGDAGADALAVQFSIDSVRALIATHVHIDHIGRLPWLVAAGFKQPIHCTEPSALLMPTVLEDAFLVGIKRDKALADRFVQQVGKHLVGHRYKQWVTLVERADLICRIRFQRAGHILGSAYIECDINYPKEKRSRRIVFSGDLGAPHAPMLPAPKPPWGADIVVLESTYGNRLHENRHTRRARFQKVLESALADGGTVIIPAFSIGRTQELLYELEDIITTQAKKNAQKSPWHDLPIILDAPLATRFTKLYRQLKPWWAQEALKRVTQGRKPLGFEQLLTVETHAQHQAMVNRLAHTRQPAIVITGSGMCNAGRVVNYLKAMLGDSRHNVVFVGYQAQGTPGRAIQQYGPQGGYVELDGERYPIKASVYTLGGYSAHADQKGLVGFITGMRHGPQEVRLVHGDQAAKAELATVLQAQSAKKGREVSIIIPTE; encoded by the coding sequence ATGCCCGCTGACACTTCGGCTTCACAATCTTCCGAAAAATCTTTTCCATTTATTCAGCATCATGGCGCCGTCAAAGGCGTTACTGGCTCATGTCATCAGCTATGGCTCACCCCTGAAGACAGCCTGCTGATCGACTGCGGCTTGTTCCAGGGTGCGGAAACCTCAGGCGGTGGCGATGCAGGAGCTGATGCCCTGGCTGTGCAGTTCAGCATAGACAGCGTGCGGGCCTTGATTGCCACCCATGTGCATATAGACCATATAGGGCGGCTGCCCTGGTTAGTGGCGGCGGGCTTCAAACAACCTATCCACTGCACAGAACCTTCCGCTTTATTAATGCCTACCGTATTAGAGGATGCCTTTCTGGTCGGCATCAAACGTGATAAAGCTTTGGCTGATCGTTTTGTGCAGCAAGTAGGTAAGCATCTGGTAGGGCATCGCTATAAACAATGGGTCACTCTGGTGGAGCGTGCTGACTTAATCTGCCGCATTCGCTTTCAGCGCGCCGGCCACATTCTTGGCTCCGCCTATATAGAGTGCGATATAAATTACCCAAAAGAGAAACGCAGCCGCCGCATCGTATTCTCAGGCGACCTAGGCGCACCCCACGCGCCAATGCTGCCAGCACCCAAGCCGCCGTGGGGGGCAGACATAGTGGTGCTGGAAAGTACCTACGGCAACCGCCTGCACGAAAACCGTCACACCCGCCGTGCCCGTTTTCAGAAAGTATTGGAAAGTGCACTTGCAGATGGCGGAACGGTCATCATTCCCGCCTTCAGCATCGGCCGCACCCAGGAGCTGCTATACGAACTGGAAGACATCATTACCACCCAAGCAAAAAAGAATGCTCAAAAGTCACCCTGGCACGACCTCCCTATTATTCTCGACGCTCCTCTAGCCACCCGCTTCACCAAGCTCTACCGCCAACTAAAACCCTGGTGGGCCCAAGAAGCCCTCAAGCGGGTAACCCAGGGCCGTAAACCTCTAGGCTTCGAGCAACTGCTTACAGTTGAAACCCACGCCCAGCACCAGGCAATGGTCAACCGTCTAGCTCATACCCGCCAACCCGCCATCGTCATTACCGGCAGCGGCATGTGCAATGCCGGCCGCGTAGTCAATTACCTAAAGGCCATGCTCGGCGACTCACGGCACAACGTGGTCTTCGTCGGTTACCAAGCCCAAGGCACTCCCGGCAGAGCCATTCAACAATATGGACCACAAGGCGGCTATGTTGAGCTGGACGGAGAGCGCTATCCGATCAAAGCCAGCGTATATACCTTGGGCGGCTACTCGGCCCATGCCGATCAAAAGGGTCTGGTGGGTTTTATAACGGGAATGCGTCATGGGCCGCAGGAAGTCAGATTGGTCCATGGCGATCAGGCAGCCAAGGCAGAGCTTGCGACAGTGTTGCAGGCCCAATCCGCTAAAAAGGGCCGGGAAGTATCAATCATTATTCCTACTGAATAA
- a CDS encoding YjbF family lipoprotein, translating to MINLAHAGALCLAALVLAGCNSTTSTAYRTINLAISGPESSITAAQVNRLGRPGLLATFGLSETLLVQAGRSGSFAEWHGPAQMLVTHNGRLVQSAGIPEQGDIIAPLLRDDPFLGDLRALAEGYEVTRIIDMPARFLTNIPQHARYRSGPVETIDIMGVERELQRVDEAISMPSIDFKTTNYYWIDPASGAVLASAQHLAPDLPVLYLTEVTPLDTEQQP from the coding sequence GTGATCAACCTTGCACACGCGGGCGCGCTTTGCCTTGCAGCGCTGGTGCTGGCTGGCTGTAATTCAACCACCAGCACTGCCTACCGCACTATCAATCTGGCTATCAGCGGGCCTGAATCCAGTATCACCGCCGCACAGGTAAATCGCCTGGGGCGGCCAGGGTTGCTGGCGACGTTCGGCTTGTCTGAAACGTTGCTGGTGCAAGCTGGGCGTTCCGGTTCTTTCGCCGAATGGCACGGACCCGCGCAAATGCTGGTGACCCATAATGGCCGACTGGTGCAATCCGCTGGCATACCTGAACAGGGCGACATCATTGCCCCGCTGCTGCGTGATGACCCCTTTCTTGGTGACCTGCGCGCCTTGGCTGAGGGCTATGAAGTTACCCGCATTATAGATATGCCCGCTCGCTTTCTGACCAATATTCCCCAGCACGCTCGCTACCGCAGCGGCCCGGTCGAAACCATCGACATCATGGGCGTTGAGCGTGAGCTGCAGCGGGTGGATGAAGCCATCAGTATGCCCAGCATTGATTTCAAGACCACCAATTATTACTGGATAGACCCGGCCAGTGGCGCGGTGCTAGCCAGCGCTCAGCATCTCGCGCCTGATTTGCCGGTGCTTTACCTCACCGAAG
- a CDS encoding low molecular weight protein-tyrosine-phosphatase yields the protein MIDSILVVCVGNICRSPTAEALLKAKLEGSGITVSSAGLGALVDKPLDATATQVLEAAGYSLPEHKARQITSSMLRQAGLILAMEQRHIQSIHAMAPEARGKTLLLGKWLNNCEVPDPYRQQLPAFEHVYRILDEATSAWLPYLKK from the coding sequence ATGATCGATTCAATACTGGTTGTTTGCGTTGGCAATATCTGCCGCAGCCCTACAGCTGAGGCGCTGCTGAAAGCCAAGCTGGAAGGCAGTGGCATCACCGTCAGCTCAGCCGGTTTGGGTGCCTTGGTGGATAAGCCGCTGGATGCGACGGCTACCCAGGTACTCGAAGCCGCCGGCTATAGTTTGCCAGAGCACAAAGCGCGCCAGATTACCTCCAGCATGCTTCGTCAGGCGGGCCTGATTCTGGCCATGGAGCAGCGGCACATCCAGTCTATTCACGCTATGGCGCCTGAAGCGCGAGGCAAGACCCTGTTGCTGGGCAAGTGGCTGAACAACTGTGAAGTGCCAGACCCTTACCGCCAGCAGTTACCCGCCTTCGAGCATGTTTACCGAATTCTTGACGAGGCAACCAGCGCCTGGCTGCCCTATCTCAAAAAATGA
- a CDS encoding polysaccharide biosynthesis/export family protein, with protein sequence MNRYPLLALGASALFLQACMFSPGMHMDTDRLISDDSAENSLVEVVEITPKLIAQDQSVNGKMTIPQALLDYQPENYRIGANDALFITVWDHPELTIPGGQQQPSGANARVVRDDGTLFYPFIGNVQVEGLTLEELREIIADRLARFIEQPQVDVNVIEYNSQKIIVSGAFMNPGFIPVDAQRLTLLQAVGLAGIDPERADLSNLTLTRDGTTYNLDYDRLTSNTSNIGEVYLRRGDKLHLGLNDSRKVFVMGEVGTPRALPYSTSRMTLSEVLATVGGPSPETSSGKEIYVIRGVENLENERATIFQLNAASPSAFILADQFEMEPQDVVFVGAAEVTRWNRFISQIFPSANILRTGVLINEDVSNND encoded by the coding sequence ATGAATCGATACCCTCTCCTTGCGCTAGGTGCTTCTGCGCTCTTTCTTCAGGCCTGCATGTTCTCCCCCGGCATGCATATGGATACGGACCGACTGATCAGTGATGATTCCGCAGAAAACAGCCTGGTTGAGGTGGTCGAGATTACGCCGAAGCTGATCGCCCAGGACCAATCCGTCAACGGTAAAATGACTATCCCGCAGGCGCTGCTGGACTACCAGCCGGAGAACTACCGGATTGGCGCCAACGACGCATTGTTTATTACCGTGTGGGACCATCCCGAACTGACCATTCCTGGCGGCCAGCAGCAACCTTCCGGCGCTAACGCCCGTGTAGTGCGTGACGATGGCACGCTGTTCTACCCCTTTATCGGTAACGTTCAGGTAGAGGGGCTGACGCTGGAAGAACTACGGGAAATTATTGCAGATCGCCTGGCCCGCTTTATCGAGCAGCCCCAGGTTGACGTCAATGTTATTGAGTACAACAGCCAGAAGATCATTGTCAGCGGTGCATTTATGAATCCCGGTTTCATTCCGGTTGATGCCCAGCGCCTTACCTTGTTGCAGGCAGTTGGCTTGGCGGGCATTGATCCGGAGCGGGCAGATCTTTCGAACTTGACCCTGACCCGCGATGGCACTACTTACAACCTGGATTATGACCGGCTTACCAGCAACACCAGCAATATCGGCGAAGTCTATTTGCGCCGGGGCGACAAGCTGCACCTGGGTTTGAACGATTCCCGCAAGGTTTTTGTAATGGGTGAAGTTGGCACTCCACGTGCACTCCCCTACAGCACCAGCCGTATGACCCTGAGCGAAGTATTGGCTACGGTTGGCGGGCCATCTCCTGAGACCTCCAGCGGTAAAGAGATATATGTGATTCGCGGTGTCGAGAACCTGGAAAACGAGCGCGCTACCATTTTCCAGCTTAACGCCGCCTCCCCTTCCGCGTTTATTCTGGCAGATCAGTTTGAGATGGAGCCACAGGATGTAGTGTTTGTTGGCGCTGCCGAGGTTACCCGCTGGAATCGCTTTATCAGCCAGATCTTCCCCTCTGCGAACATCCTGCGTACTGGTGTGCTGATTAACGAAGATGTCAGCAACAACGACTAA